Proteins from a single region of Flavobacterium sp. K5-23:
- the moaCB gene encoding bifunctional molybdenum cofactor biosynthesis protein MoaC/MoaB, translating to MVDITHKIITQRTATAQAIIKVGSPETMQAILNKTVPKGDVLEVSRTAGLFAVKNTSNSIPDCHPMPIEFTGIEYELLEDSVVIKVTVKAIYRTGVEVEAMHGASIVALTMYDMLKPIDKNVEISTIKLLHKKGGKSDYGNKEVQDLAVAVMVCSDSVSSGKKEDRAGKVISDKIKNLGLEVSNYIIIPDEVLDIQNTINKLCAQKTDLLIITGGTGLSNRDVTPEAVIPLLDRRIPGIEEAIRSYGQDRTPYAMLSRSVVGFKGNTLIMALPGSTAGAGESMDAVFPSVLHLFKILNGFNHGK from the coding sequence ATGGTAGATATCACCCATAAAATAATCACGCAACGCACGGCAACGGCACAGGCAATCATAAAAGTAGGCTCGCCGGAAACCATGCAAGCGATTTTGAATAAAACCGTTCCGAAAGGCGATGTTTTGGAAGTTTCCAGAACAGCTGGACTTTTTGCGGTAAAAAACACATCGAACTCTATTCCGGATTGCCACCCGATGCCTATTGAATTCACGGGAATTGAATATGAGTTATTGGAGGATTCGGTAGTGATAAAAGTGACCGTAAAAGCAATTTATAGAACTGGTGTTGAGGTCGAGGCCATGCACGGTGCTTCTATCGTTGCCCTGACGATGTACGACATGTTGAAACCTATCGACAAAAACGTGGAGATTTCGACCATAAAATTACTGCATAAAAAAGGAGGAAAATCCGATTACGGAAACAAGGAAGTTCAGGATTTGGCCGTTGCGGTTATGGTATGCTCAGACAGTGTTTCCAGCGGAAAAAAAGAAGATAGAGCGGGTAAAGTGATTTCTGATAAAATCAAAAACTTAGGATTAGAAGTTTCGAATTATATTATCATTCCAGATGAGGTTTTGGATATTCAAAACACCATCAATAAACTGTGCGCCCAAAAAACCGACTTGCTAATCATCACTGGCGGAACTGGATTGTCAAACAGAGACGTCACGCCCGAAGCGGTGATTCCGTTGCTTGATCGACGTATTCCCGGTATCGAAGAAGCGATTCGTTCCTACGGTCAGGACCGCACACCTTATGCGATGTTGTCCCGTAGTGTTGTGGGTTTCAAAGGGAACACACTAATTATGGCCTTGCCGGGTTCTACCGCAGGTGCTGGAGAATCTATGGACGCTGTTTTTCCTTCGGTATTACATTTGTTCAAAATACTAAACGGATTCAACCATGGAAAATAA
- a CDS encoding molybdenum cofactor guanylyltransferase: MGTDKGLLLLGGKPFVSHICDAVKPIVGENIVIVSSNVDYDFLGYTRIEDIVADKGPVGGIYTALKQSKTKNNFILSVDAPLVTTELLLWILENKDDSYEMTQVQLDDKVYPLIAIYEQSLVSVFEENLKKEQLRLRQVIEEVKHQTLHIPEKWRTQVQNINTPEEYQKIQL, encoded by the coding sequence ATGGGAACAGACAAAGGTCTGTTGCTTTTGGGCGGCAAACCATTTGTTAGTCATATTTGCGATGCGGTAAAGCCAATTGTGGGCGAGAATATTGTTATTGTTTCTTCGAATGTGGACTATGATTTTTTAGGTTATACTCGAATTGAAGACATCGTTGCGGACAAAGGTCCTGTGGGTGGTATTTATACCGCTTTGAAACAGTCTAAAACAAAAAATAATTTTATCCTTAGCGTAGATGCGCCATTGGTAACAACGGAATTATTGCTTTGGATTTTGGAAAACAAGGACGATTCTTATGAGATGACCCAAGTGCAACTCGATGACAAGGTCTATCCGCTTATTGCTATTTATGAACAATCATTGGTAAGCGTTTTCGAAGAAAATTTAAAAAAGGAGCAATTGCGATTGCGACAAGTAATTGAAGAAGTAAAGCATCAAACGCTTCATATTCCTGAAAAATGGAGGACTCAAGTGCAAAATATAAATACTCCCGAAGAGTATCAAAAAATACAATTATGA
- a CDS encoding RNA polymerase sigma factor: MSSDFYTTFILPYAGIIIKICRAYSNTQEDFEDYYQEVCLQIWRSHNSFREQSEWSTWVYRISLNVCLTLLKKNKKKENQISSEFLPDEAIEDSRSFTDESLNQLYQAIRQLSDVDRAVIMLYLEEKSYQEIAEIIGTNPNNIGVRIKRIKERLKKLLDGKVN, encoded by the coding sequence GTGAGCAGCGATTTTTACACCACATTCATTTTGCCTTATGCCGGAATCATCATTAAGATTTGCAGGGCCTATTCCAATACCCAAGAGGATTTTGAAGATTACTATCAAGAAGTCTGTTTACAGATTTGGAGAAGTCATAACAGTTTTCGAGAACAATCGGAATGGTCGACTTGGGTCTATAGAATCTCTTTGAATGTGTGTTTGACTTTACTCAAGAAAAACAAAAAAAAGGAAAATCAAATTTCTTCAGAATTTTTGCCTGACGAGGCAATAGAAGACAGCCGTTCCTTTACGGATGAATCCCTTAACCAACTCTATCAAGCTATCAGGCAATTATCTGATGTGGACAGAGCGGTTATTATGCTTTATCTGGAGGAAAAGTCATATCAGGAAATCGCCGAAATTATTGGAACAAACCCAAACAACATTGGGGTACGCATTAAACGAATTAAAGAACGCTTAAAAAAATTATTAGATGGAAAAGTCAATTGA
- a CDS encoding winged helix-turn-helix domain-containing protein, with amino-acid sequence MKIKSKIWIENDEGILISEGRVQLLKLIEETGSLNKAAKAMNLSYQKAWKLVDASNKAAKSPLIETQVGGSKGGGTILTPYGKSLIETFESINMACWDFLDEQLKKHTV; translated from the coding sequence ATGAAAATCAAGAGTAAAATTTGGATTGAAAATGATGAGGGGATTCTTATCAGTGAAGGTCGTGTTCAGTTATTAAAACTAATTGAAGAAACGGGTTCGTTGAATAAGGCAGCCAAAGCTATGAACTTATCCTACCAAAAAGCTTGGAAATTGGTGGATGCATCCAATAAAGCGGCAAAAAGTCCACTGATAGAAACACAGGTAGGAGGAAGCAAAGGAGGTGGTACGATACTGACTCCGTATGGCAAATCCTTGATTGAAACTTTTGAATCCATCAATATGGCTTGTTGGGATTTCTTGGATGAACAATTGAAAAAGCATACTGTATGA
- a CDS encoding nitrate/nitrite transporter → MSSLSQSHKILFLNTLAFTICFACWTLNGVLVTFLVDRGIFNWSVVEVGWLLGIPILSGAIFRLPIGILTDKYGGKIIFSILLFLCSIPLFLLPFADTFWSFAVLSFLFGLIGTSFAVGIGYTSVWYPQNWQGRALGIFGMGNAGAAITTFIAPTLLNNFSKNDPTDGWKMLPVTYGAVLVAIGILFVIFAKNKKPQGDTKNLKTLLTPLKSARVWRFGAYYFLVFGCFVAYSQWLLPNFMNVYHTSLVMGGMFATMFSLPGGVIRAFGGYLSDKFGARKVMYWVLGSTMVISFLLMFPKMEIFTSGPGVMANNSGVVTTVTPSGLVLNNNDYKIKPKVDVALTDASILPVKTSWQEIVVKENQSVSKKELLAKGVTQIKFAANMWVYVILVVLIGISWGIGKAAVYKHIPEYFPNEVGVVGGMVGLIGGLGGFFGPIIFSYLLNFTGLWTSSWLFIFVISTACLIWMHKTIIKILRKKTPGFTRDIEHINH, encoded by the coding sequence ATGAGTAGTTTATCGCAATCCCACAAAATCTTATTTCTAAACACATTAGCATTTACAATTTGTTTTGCCTGTTGGACTTTAAATGGTGTTTTGGTTACCTTTCTTGTAGATAGAGGCATATTCAATTGGAGCGTTGTAGAGGTAGGTTGGCTTTTGGGAATTCCCATTTTGTCTGGTGCTATTTTTCGTCTTCCCATTGGGATTCTAACGGATAAATACGGGGGGAAAATTATATTTTCCATCTTGTTGTTTCTTTGTTCCATTCCTTTGTTTTTGCTGCCTTTTGCAGATACGTTTTGGAGTTTTGCCGTTTTGAGTTTCCTCTTCGGACTAATAGGAACCAGCTTTGCGGTAGGTATTGGGTACACTTCAGTTTGGTATCCACAAAACTGGCAGGGTAGAGCTTTGGGTATTTTCGGAATGGGAAATGCGGGAGCTGCCATCACTACTTTTATCGCGCCTACTTTATTAAATAATTTTTCAAAAAACGATCCTACTGACGGTTGGAAAATGCTGCCGGTAACTTACGGGGCGGTATTAGTGGCCATTGGAATCCTCTTTGTAATATTCGCCAAGAATAAAAAACCGCAAGGAGACACTAAAAACCTAAAAACGTTATTGACTCCATTGAAATCTGCCAGAGTATGGAGATTTGGTGCTTACTACTTCTTGGTTTTTGGTTGTTTTGTGGCTTACTCCCAATGGTTGTTACCAAACTTTATGAATGTGTACCACACTTCACTGGTTATGGGAGGAATGTTTGCCACTATGTTCAGTTTGCCAGGTGGTGTTATTAGAGCTTTCGGGGGGTATTTGTCGGATAAATTTGGTGCCAGAAAAGTAATGTACTGGGTATTGGGATCTACTATGGTCATCAGTTTCCTGTTGATGTTCCCTAAAATGGAAATCTTTACTTCAGGACCTGGTGTAATGGCCAATAATAGCGGTGTGGTAACTACAGTAACTCCTTCTGGATTAGTATTAAACAATAATGACTACAAGATAAAACCAAAGGTAGATGTTGCACTAACGGATGCCTCTATTTTACCGGTTAAAACCTCATGGCAAGAAATTGTGGTGAAAGAAAATCAGTCCGTTAGCAAGAAAGAATTATTGGCTAAAGGGGTAACACAAATCAAATTTGCTGCCAATATGTGGGTGTATGTTATTCTCGTGGTATTAATCGGAATTTCATGGGGAATCGGTAAAGCGGCGGTGTACAAACACATCCCGGAATATTTCCCGAACGAAGTGGGAGTTGTGGGTGGAATGGTAGGATTAATTGGGGGATTAGGTGGTTTTTTTGGACCAATTATCTTTAGTTACCTCTTGAATTTCACCGGCCTCTGGACGAGTTCTTGGCTCTTTATATTTGTGATTTCCACTGCTTGTTTGATTTGGATGCACAAAACCATCATCAAAATTCTTAGAAAGAAAACACCTGGATTTACTAGGGATATCGAACATATTAATCATTAA
- the glp gene encoding gephyrin-like molybdotransferase Glp has protein sequence MVSVQDAFSILKNNLPESKEVDYSLLQARKHVLSQNLYSPINMPPFRQSAMDGFALCLHDGLEYEIIGEIKAGDTHQVELIPGQAIKIFTGAAVPNSAQAVIQIEKVSVKGNVLQLEEHPKSGLNIRPIGEQNSKGDLALEKSSVLNAASIGFLAGLGFTSVKVYKKPSVGILITGNELVKPGNDLEYGKVYESNGIMLHTALKDAYFDEVTMYEVNDDFENTKNKLQQALSENEVVLVSGGISVGDYDFVAQALKELEVETLFYKVNQKPGKPLFAGKLKDKIVFALPGNPAACLTCFYVYVLPTLTILSGNAANFNQTSQNRLTHSFSVNNSRCQFLKAAVIGDNVTILSHQNSSMLNTFSIANALVYLPDGTYEIEKDSKVDIYHI, from the coding sequence ATGGTTTCAGTTCAGGACGCTTTTTCGATATTAAAAAATAATTTACCAGAATCTAAGGAAGTGGACTATTCGTTATTGCAAGCCCGAAAACATGTGCTTTCCCAAAACCTTTATTCTCCCATAAATATGCCGCCTTTCAGGCAATCGGCTATGGATGGTTTTGCATTGTGTTTACACGATGGTTTAGAATATGAGATTATTGGCGAAATAAAAGCGGGTGACACGCATCAAGTGGAGCTTATTCCTGGTCAGGCCATCAAAATTTTTACGGGTGCTGCCGTTCCCAATTCGGCTCAAGCAGTTATCCAAATTGAGAAAGTCAGTGTTAAAGGAAATGTTTTACAACTTGAAGAACATCCAAAATCAGGATTGAATATCAGACCTATTGGAGAGCAAAATAGTAAAGGTGATTTGGCTCTTGAAAAAAGTTCGGTACTTAATGCCGCTTCCATTGGGTTTCTTGCGGGACTTGGTTTTACTTCGGTAAAAGTGTATAAAAAACCTTCTGTAGGGATTCTAATCACCGGAAATGAATTGGTGAAACCTGGTAACGATTTGGAGTACGGAAAAGTGTATGAAAGCAATGGTATTATGCTTCATACAGCTTTAAAAGACGCTTATTTTGATGAGGTTACTATGTATGAGGTAAATGATGATTTCGAAAACACCAAAAATAAACTTCAACAAGCATTATCCGAAAATGAAGTAGTATTAGTTTCTGGCGGAATATCCGTAGGCGATTACGATTTTGTGGCTCAGGCTTTAAAGGAGCTCGAAGTGGAAACGCTTTTTTATAAGGTAAACCAAAAACCGGGAAAACCTTTATTTGCTGGAAAGCTAAAGGATAAAATAGTATTTGCCTTGCCAGGAAATCCTGCTGCTTGCCTAACTTGTTTTTATGTGTATGTATTGCCAACATTAACCATTCTTTCTGGGAATGCGGCCAACTTCAACCAAACTTCACAAAATAGATTAACCCACAGTTTTAGTGTTAATAATAGCCGTTGCCAGTTTTTAAAGGCTGCAGTTATTGGTGACAATGTAACCATACTATCGCATCAAAATTCTTCGATGCTCAATACTTTTTCTATTGCCAATGCATTGGTTTATCTCCCTGATGGAACTTATGAAATTGAGAAAGATTCAAAAGTTGATATTTATCATATTTAA
- a CDS encoding sulfite exporter TauE/SafE family protein — MTPIDLFDMPLLLLLLPVVAFLYASVGHGGASGYLALMSAFAFPITVMKPTALVLNILVSGISFYFYYREKKFKWNLFYPFAITSVPFSFLGGYLSVPTFYYKVILATVLVFAVLRLMGFLGKEKKEITPLNLYGALIVGAVIGLLSGLIGIGGGIILSPVIILMGWGTMKQTAAVSALFILVNSVSGISGFLLKGGVLPESSMPLIGIVFVGGFFGAYYGSKKFNSVVLKNVLALVLGIAIYKLYVTA; from the coding sequence ATGACGCCAATAGATTTATTTGATATGCCTTTATTGTTGCTTTTGTTGCCTGTTGTAGCTTTTTTGTATGCTAGTGTGGGACACGGCGGAGCAAGTGGATATTTAGCATTAATGAGTGCTTTCGCATTTCCGATAACAGTTATGAAACCAACGGCTTTAGTGCTTAATATTTTAGTTTCCGGAATTTCCTTTTATTTCTATTACCGCGAGAAAAAATTCAAATGGAACTTGTTTTATCCTTTTGCGATAACCTCTGTTCCTTTCTCTTTTTTGGGAGGCTACCTTTCCGTACCCACTTTTTATTATAAAGTGATATTGGCGACGGTATTGGTTTTTGCCGTTTTGAGATTAATGGGTTTTTTGGGAAAAGAAAAAAAGGAGATAACGCCTTTGAATTTGTATGGAGCCTTGATTGTGGGTGCTGTAATCGGCTTATTGTCGGGATTGATAGGAATTGGGGGCGGAATAATTTTGAGTCCTGTAATCATCCTTATGGGCTGGGGAACTATGAAACAAACGGCAGCCGTTTCGGCTTTGTTTATATTGGTTAACTCCGTTTCTGGAATTTCAGGATTTCTGTTAAAAGGAGGTGTTTTGCCTGAATCATCGATGCCGTTGATAGGGATAGTGTTTGTGGGTGGTTTTTTTGGCGCTTATTACGGAAGCAAGAAATTTAATTCTGTTGTTTTAAAAAATGTACTCGCACTAGTTCTTGGGATAGCGATTTATAAATTATATGTAACGGCTTGA
- a CDS encoding MFS transporter codes for MKNRTFNTKALLIATGMSIFSIVLVFFGSRNLQNFDAALITYLFGTVFAFFGIVYRYSVWLQRPPTWIYFKRGIMYLVTGKVFSHFWFASKETIENIAFQKFIYPRGKYRWVAHFMIAVGCTSAFMITIPLTFGWIHFTLAPGGIDIYEAHFFGFHMMSFKLGSIIAFLTFHALNWSSYLVILGSLYYLRRRLTNPGLIATQTFEGDLLPLILLIAVSVTGLGLTYSYQFMKGFAFDFLAVIHAVTVIMFLIWIPFGKFFHIIQRPAQIGAHIYKKQGMKQGMAVCKHTGEEYATNLHINDLKTVTKELGFDFSMEDGGSHLDLSPEGKRSRLAQAHLKARQAGGNLFG; via the coding sequence ATGAAAAACAGAACTTTTAATACCAAGGCTTTACTTATAGCCACCGGAATGTCAATATTCTCTATTGTGCTGGTGTTTTTTGGTTCCAGAAATTTACAGAATTTTGATGCCGCTTTAATCACTTATTTATTCGGGACGGTATTCGCTTTTTTTGGTATTGTTTACCGCTATTCGGTTTGGTTACAAAGGCCACCCACTTGGATTTATTTTAAAAGAGGAATAATGTACTTGGTTACGGGGAAAGTATTTTCGCATTTTTGGTTTGCTTCCAAAGAAACCATCGAAAACATCGCTTTTCAGAAATTTATTTATCCAAGGGGAAAATACCGATGGGTAGCCCATTTCATGATAGCCGTTGGTTGTACTTCTGCTTTTATGATTACTATTCCTTTAACTTTTGGATGGATTCATTTTACTTTGGCTCCAGGTGGAATTGATATTTATGAAGCTCACTTTTTTGGTTTTCATATGATGTCATTTAAATTAGGTTCTATTATAGCATTTCTAACGTTTCATGCGTTAAACTGGTCTTCTTATTTGGTGATTTTAGGTTCGCTGTATTATTTAAGAAGACGTTTGACTAATCCTGGGTTAATTGCTACGCAAACATTTGAAGGGGATTTATTGCCGCTTATTTTGTTGATTGCAGTATCAGTTACTGGATTAGGGTTGACTTATTCGTATCAGTTTATGAAAGGATTTGCTTTTGATTTCTTGGCAGTAATTCATGCAGTGACTGTTATTATGTTTTTGATTTGGATTCCTTTTGGGAAATTCTTTCATATCATTCAACGTCCAGCCCAGATTGGTGCCCATATTTACAAGAAACAAGGGATGAAACAAGGAATGGCGGTTTGCAAACATACAGGAGAAGAGTATGCTACAAATTTGCACATCAATGACCTTAAAACAGTAACTAAAGAACTTGGTTTTGATTTCAGTATGGAAGATGGTGGTTCTCATTTAGATTTGAGCCCTGAGGGAAAAAGATCGCGTTTGGCACAAGCCCATTTAAAAGCAAGGCAAGCTGGCGGAAATTTATTTGGATAA
- a CDS encoding molybdenum cofactor biosynthesis protein MoaE, producing MSTAKPKKTSFIQGPISSDFIGNSIAKHQSKTTIGAHNIFLGQVRADVIDGKTVVAIEYSAYEEMAEQTFHEIREAAFAKYELSCLHIYHSLGTVKTGEICLFVFVSAPRRKVVYEALEFLVEEIKEKTAVFGKEIMEDETYTWKKNT from the coding sequence ATGTCAACAGCAAAACCTAAAAAAACATCCTTCATTCAAGGTCCTATATCGTCAGATTTCATTGGGAATTCGATAGCGAAACACCAAAGTAAAACGACTATTGGAGCACACAATATCTTTTTGGGTCAAGTGCGTGCCGATGTGATCGACGGAAAAACGGTTGTAGCAATTGAGTATTCTGCTTATGAGGAAATGGCAGAGCAAACGTTCCACGAAATTCGCGAAGCCGCTTTTGCAAAATATGAGCTTTCGTGTTTGCACATTTACCACAGCCTGGGAACCGTAAAAACGGGGGAGATCTGTCTGTTTGTTTTTGTGTCGGCGCCAAGACGAAAAGTGGTTTATGAAGCTTTGGAATTTTTGGTGGAAGAAATAAAAGAAAAAACAGCCGTTTTTGGCAAAGAAATAATGGAAGACGAAACGTATACTTGGAAAAAGAATACCTAG
- a CDS encoding HesA/MoeB/ThiF family protein: MINTTRYSRQIILPEIGVLGQQKLQKARVLVIGAGGLGCPVLQNLAAAGVGFIGIVDGDMVEETNLHRQLLYTLKDCGKSKAVTAAEAIQELNPDVEVRVFNEFFKKENAFEIVGDYQIIVDCTDTIGIRYLINDVSIVKNIPVVYASIYKFEGQVSVFNYKNGPSYRCLFPQTESLGSVPNCVASGVLGVLPNTLGSFQATEVLKIILEIGTVLSGKLLLYDGLHYQTQLIDFNKNPAAIEEGLTNGLTIQQQDSNNVNENISAATFIEKCRLDNCLVIDIREDYEEPKWEATNVVNVPISSLESYCNQLDKNKEIVLFCQSGQRSQLALAYLKKEGFIKLSHLENGIESIKI, from the coding sequence GTGATAAACACAACACGTTATTCCAGACAAATTATTCTTCCAGAAATTGGGGTTTTAGGACAGCAAAAATTACAAAAAGCAAGAGTTTTGGTAATTGGTGCTGGTGGTTTGGGATGTCCGGTTTTACAAAATCTTGCTGCGGCTGGAGTCGGTTTTATCGGGATTGTGGATGGAGATATGGTAGAAGAAACTAATTTGCATCGCCAGTTGTTGTACACTTTGAAAGATTGTGGAAAAAGCAAAGCTGTAACAGCTGCCGAAGCGATACAGGAGCTCAATCCTGATGTGGAGGTTCGTGTTTTTAATGAATTTTTCAAAAAGGAAAATGCTTTCGAAATCGTGGGCGACTACCAAATCATTGTCGATTGTACGGATACGATCGGGATTCGCTATCTGATTAATGATGTTTCGATTGTCAAAAACATTCCAGTGGTCTATGCTTCGATTTATAAATTTGAAGGGCAGGTTTCGGTTTTTAATTATAAAAACGGTCCAAGTTACCGCTGTTTGTTTCCGCAAACGGAAAGCTTAGGTTCGGTTCCCAATTGTGTTGCTTCGGGTGTTTTGGGGGTATTGCCCAATACTTTAGGTTCGTTTCAGGCGACTGAAGTGCTCAAAATCATTCTTGAAATAGGAACAGTATTATCGGGTAAATTGTTGCTCTATGATGGCTTGCATTATCAAACACAACTAATTGATTTTAATAAAAATCCGGCAGCCATTGAGGAAGGTCTCACCAATGGATTAACGATTCAGCAACAGGATTCGAATAATGTAAATGAAAACATATCAGCAGCAACATTCATTGAAAAATGTCGACTGGATAATTGTTTGGTTATCGATATCAGAGAAGATTATGAAGAACCAAAATGGGAAGCTACAAATGTGGTGAACGTACCAATATCGTCGTTAGAAAGCTACTGCAACCAACTGGACAAAAACAAAGAAATCGTTTTGTTTTGCCAAAGCGGACAACGCAGCCAATTGGCTTTAGCCTATTTGAAAAAAGAAGGATTTATTAAGCTTTCACATCTCGAAAACGGAATTGAATCCATCAAAATATAA
- a CDS encoding MoaD/ThiS family protein, translating into MILNIKYFGVLAEITKKKEEQLVLDESNVTVNSLKLKMESAYQELQKNNYSIAVNQAMVGMDTAINDQDVIAFLPPFAGG; encoded by the coding sequence ATGATTCTAAACATTAAATATTTTGGAGTATTGGCAGAGATAACCAAGAAGAAAGAAGAGCAGTTGGTTTTGGATGAATCCAATGTGACTGTGAATTCTTTGAAATTAAAAATGGAATCAGCTTATCAGGAATTGCAAAAAAATAATTATTCCATTGCCGTAAATCAAGCGATGGTCGGGATGGATACAGCTATAAACGATCAAGATGTAATTGCTTTTCTGCCTCCTTTTGCGGGAGGGTAA
- the moaA gene encoding GTP 3',8-cyclase MoaA → MENNIQMQDTHGRMHSYLRISITENCNLRCTYCMPAEGIALTPKAHLMTADEIVSIAQTFVNLGVNKIRLTGGEPLVRKDAADIIQRLGKLGVELTLTTNGILVHDFIETFKEAGIHTLNLSIDSLQKEKFNQITRRNYFDKFQENMELLDANGFNLKLNVVVMKGFNDNEIIDFIELTKDRNIQIRFIEFMPFDGNQWKKDKLVSYAEILTQVNDNYSAENVERLTDKPHDTAKNHKITSYKGSFSVISSVTNPFCSTCNRIRLTADGKLKNCLFSNSETDLLQSLRAGESIEPLIFSNIKSKMAMRGGMDDDAKFQNPDLFSKNRSMIKIGG, encoded by the coding sequence ATGGAAAATAACATTCAAATGCAGGACACCCACGGACGCATGCACAGTTATTTGCGCATTTCGATTACAGAGAATTGTAATTTGAGATGTACTTATTGTATGCCGGCCGAAGGGATTGCGCTTACGCCAAAAGCGCATCTGATGACTGCAGATGAAATTGTTTCCATTGCCCAGACTTTTGTCAATTTGGGTGTAAACAAAATTAGATTGACGGGCGGAGAGCCTTTGGTTCGAAAAGATGCCGCAGACATAATTCAACGATTAGGAAAACTGGGTGTCGAGCTTACTTTGACGACTAACGGAATTCTAGTTCATGATTTTATCGAAACCTTCAAGGAAGCGGGAATACACACGCTGAATCTGAGTATTGATAGCCTTCAAAAAGAAAAGTTCAACCAAATTACCCGAAGAAATTATTTCGATAAATTTCAGGAGAATATGGAATTGCTTGACGCCAATGGGTTTAATCTAAAACTAAATGTGGTGGTGATGAAAGGCTTTAATGACAACGAAATCATTGATTTTATTGAATTGACCAAAGACAGGAATATCCAGATTCGGTTTATCGAGTTTATGCCTTTTGATGGTAATCAATGGAAGAAAGATAAACTGGTGTCTTATGCCGAAATCCTCACGCAGGTCAATGATAACTATTCTGCTGAAAATGTAGAGCGCTTGACGGATAAACCGCATGACACCGCTAAAAACCATAAAATAACATCTTACAAAGGGAGTTTCTCTGTAATTAGCTCCGTGACAAACCCTTTTTGCAGTACGTGTAACCGCATTCGCCTAACTGCCGACGGTAAATTGAAAAACTGTCTTTTCTCGAATTCTGAAACGGACTTACTGCAAAGCTTACGTGCTGGAGAATCGATCGAACCGCTTATTTTTTCGAACATAAAATCCAAAATGGCAATGCGTGGCGGGATGGATGACGATGCCAAGTTTCAAAATCCGGATTTGTTTTCGAAGAATAGAAGTATGATAAAAATTGGGGGCTGA